DNA sequence from the Raphanus sativus cultivar WK10039 unplaced genomic scaffold, ASM80110v3 Scaffold4972, whole genome shotgun sequence genome:
atccttgctaacaaaactctggttgacatagatgctggtacaatccgattttcctccttcaatagcatttgtcttagcatatgtcttttcaatttcttcaaaacaaatattatcatcatcttcctcgtcctcatctagaacctttccataaagactgtaatccccaccattctgatccgtttcaccaacaatagtgttatcagcatcctcctccccattttcctcctccccattttcctcctccccatcttgattttcatcttcaacagactcattatcaccaacatcttcaaaacattcatcagcctcatcattatcaccaacatcttcttcccattcaccagcttcatcattatcaccaacatcttcttcccattcaccagcttcttctcttttctctgaaaccgtttccaccttgctgcggcttgatacacaaagacatactctatgcgttttgagtatctcgagcaagtttcgaacttgtctatcacttgtaacatgaatgggaggactgcctggagtcatcatcatttctgctggtaatgagtagctaatctccacagtcactgatctcatgtccaggttataatcttcttgagccattgcaacaagttcagcatgtgttgaatcttcattcaataaaaacaatcttgctcctttgagatcatcaaccacaaaatcccaacggaaatctctcaacaaccattctccatacactgcatgtaacttaaaaatcatctgcaaatattcaaaataaaacacattagtaaacatagagaaaatgaagaagttcaacaaacattatcgcagacgacttagatttaagtcgtccagaagacttaaaggtaagtcgtctaaagaggtcacttttgcaattgaaaattaaaagggacgacttaattctaagtcgtccggctttgtttgttaaaaaaaaaatttcagacgacttatatataagtcgtctacgaaaaacgggctagttttgcatttgaccgaatcgtgtcagatctttgactatttctggacgacttataaatcagtcgtctctggaaagtaaaaatttcaatattttattcaaactagacgacttacacgtaagtcgtcccaggttagttttgtaattgaaaaataaaacttgaaatttaactttctccagacgacttaactaaaagtcgtccagctagacgacttaatttaaggtcgtccgggataagcaaggtttggacgacttaattgggaaaaattctggacgactttgctttccccggacgactttaaattaagtcttctgacgggacgactttatattatgtcgtctggtaaaaattaaattatgaagttttatttttcaactacaaaactaacctaagacgacttacacgtaagtcgtctagtttaataaatattgaaattttaactttccgagagacgactgaattataagtcgtccagaaatagtcaaagatctgacacgattcggtcaaatgcaaaactagcctgtttctcgtagacgacttatatataagtcgtctggactgttttttttcaccaaacaaagctggacgacttagtttaagtcgtccgtttgaccagaagactcatcagtaagtcttctacatacagatgacttacttgtaagtcttctacgcgaacagattttgaaaaaaattcaaattcgtaccttaaactaggtgagatgactttgtttgcacacagggtcttctccaaccacccagaacctcaaacgaaagcaaccgtaagtcaaaacgaaagaaatatggctccaaacaattttgaatcaaaagcttcagttttttggatgaatatggagagaaagtgaaagaaatgttgtttttagttcataacaattgaaacagagagagtgtaaagagatttacgtgcattaaagggcattaaaagctccaaacagttcgtacaaggttgttcccactattcatggcagtggcaatattgtaaatacttgaagaaaatgaggttgagacagtaaagaagccattttcgaaaaaaaaaaaaa
Encoded proteins:
- the LOC130507622 gene encoding uncharacterized protein LOC130507622; its protein translation is MIFKLHAVYGEWLLRDFRWDFVVDDLKGARLFLLNEDSTHAELVAMAQEDYNLDMRSVTVEISYSLPAEMMMTPGSPPIHVTSDRQVRNLLEILKTHRVCLCVSSRSKVETVSEKREEAGEWEEDVGDNDEAGEWEEDVGDNDEADECFEDVGDNESVEDENQDGEEENGEEENGEEDADNTIVGETDQNGGDYSLYGKVLDEDEEDDDNICFEEIEKTYAKTNAIEGGKSDCTSIYVNQSFVSKDALLSELRLTAVRGRFSFRIYKSTKTLLVAICRVSGCGWKIRASVKHGQTRFG